In Streptomyces sp. NBC_00683, the DNA window CGCCGAGATCACCGGCTCGGGGGACATGCTGCTCGTCACCACCGCGGACGAGGTCACGGAACCCCTCGTGGACAAGGTGGCAGCTTTGCCAGGCATCGGCTCCGCCGTCCGCGTGGGCGACGGCCACGGACTGCTGGTCCGCCTCGACGGCACCACAGCGGACCGGCTGGTCGCCGACCTGGTCCGTCTCGACGTACCGGTGACGGGTGTCGGGCCGCACCGCCGCCTGGAGGACGCGTTCCTCACCCTCATCTCCGGAGGATCCGCATGAGCTCCGCCACCGAAGTCCGGGGCCACGCCGAAGCCCCCGGCTACCACGCCCGCCGCACCCTGCCCCTGCGCGTCGAAGCGATGCGGCAGCTCCGCAGGCGCCGCACCCTGCTCATGGGCGGGGTGCTGGCCGCCCTGCCGTTCATCCTGATCATCGCCTTCGCGATCGGCGGCACCCCGGGCGGCGAAGGGGGCGGCGGCGGGGGCGGCTCGCGGATCAACCTCATGGACGTCGCCACCGAGTCCGCGGCGAACTTCGCCGCGACCTGCCTGTTCGTCTCCGCCGGCTTCCTGCTGGTGGTGCCGGTGGCGCTGTTCTGCGGCGACACCGTCGCCTCCGAGGCGAGCTGGTCCTCGCTGCGCTACCTGCTGGCGGCACCCGTACCCCGCTCCCGGCTGCTGTGGAGCAAGCTCGTCGTGGCGCTCGGCTTCAGCCTGGCGGCGATGGTGCTGCTGCCGGTCGTCGCACTGGCCGCGGGAGCCGCCGCGTACGGCTGGGGTCCGCTCCAGCTGCCCACCGGCGGAGCGCTCGGCACCGCCGACACCGTGCCGCGCCTCGCACTCGTCGTCGGGTTCATCTTCGTGTCCCAACTCGTCACCGCGGGACTGGCGTTCTGGCTGTCGACCAAGACCGACGCCCCGCTCGGCGCGGTCGGCGGCGCGGTCGGCCTGACCATCGTCGGCAACGTCCTGGACGCCGTCACCGCGCTCGGCTCCTGGCGGGACTTCCTGCCCGCGCACTGGCAGTTCGCCTGGGCCGACGCCCTCCAGCCCGATCTTGAATGGAGCGGAATGGCGAAGGGCGCAGCCATCTCGGTGACGTATGCCCTGATTCTGTTCGCGTTCGCGTTCCGGGGGTTCAGTCGTAAGGACATCGTGTCCTGACCTTGACGTTCCGCCCCGCCGTCGCACGCTGTTGCCGCATCGAGACGGATCCGCAACACATTCGTCCGATCCTGACAGGCGCCCCGTACGTCACATTCACAGATGTCGACGACGTGGGGGGTACGGATGCAACGCCTGACAAGGACTCATCAGGGTGCGCTGGTTCTGCTGCTGGCGGGCGGGATGCTGCTGACCGGCTGCGGCGGATCGGGCAACGAGTCCGCCGCGGACAAGACCAGTGGCAGCGGCGGACCGCGCGGCGTGCAGCCCGCGCCCGCGGCGCCGTCCGCCGCACCGGAG includes these proteins:
- a CDS encoding ABC transporter permease; the encoded protein is MSSATEVRGHAEAPGYHARRTLPLRVEAMRQLRRRRTLLMGGVLAALPFILIIAFAIGGTPGGEGGGGGGGSRINLMDVATESAANFAATCLFVSAGFLLVVPVALFCGDTVASEASWSSLRYLLAAPVPRSRLLWSKLVVALGFSLAAMVLLPVVALAAGAAAYGWGPLQLPTGGALGTADTVPRLALVVGFIFVSQLVTAGLAFWLSTKTDAPLGAVGGAVGLTIVGNVLDAVTALGSWRDFLPAHWQFAWADALQPDLEWSGMAKGAAISVTYALILFAFAFRGFSRKDIVS